CAGCAAACCGGGAGGTGACGCGATCGGGCGGCGGCGTGTCGACACGCATCTGATTGCGCTCGAGGCGCTCGGTGCCCAGATTGTCGTCGACGAGACCTCGTACATGATGAGCTGCAGGGGCCTGACGGGGTCGAAGATGTTTCTGGACGAGGCCTCGGTCACCGCCACGGAAAATGCGGTCTCGGCGGCGGTTCTCGCGAAGGGCGAAACAGTCATCTACAACGCGGCCTCGGAGCCCCACGTCCAGGACCTGTGCAAATTTCTCAACGGTATGGGGGCGAAGATCGAAGGGATCGCAACGAACCAGCTCATCATCCATGGGGTCGACAGGCTCAGTGGCGGAGAGTTCACGATTCCGAGCGATCACATCGAGGTCGGCTCCTACATCGGTCTCGCCGCGGTGACTCGAAGCGAGCTGCTCATCGAGCAGGCGGTTCCGCACCACATGTACGCGGTGCGGATGATGCTCGAGAAGCTCGGGGTGAAGATTCTGGTGGAGGGAGACGATATCCGGGTGCCGCGGAATCAGGAGCTCCGGGTCCGCTACGATCTCGGCTCTGCGGTGCCGAAGATCGACGACGGCACCTGGCCTCAGTTTCCGGCGGACCTTCTTTCGATCATGCTGGTCATTGCAACGCAGTCGGATGGCACCGTGATGATTTTCGAGAAGATGTTCGAGTCCCGGCTGTTCTTCGTCGACAGTCTGATCGGAATGGGAGCGAGAATCATCCTGTGCGATCCGCATCGGGCGATCGTCGTCGGTGCTTCGACGCTCCACGGTTCGGACATCACGAGCCCGGACATCCGTGCCGGTATGGCGCTTCTTCTGGCTGCGCTTTGCGCGAAGGGAACCAGCGTGATTCACAACGTTCATCAGATCGACCGCGGCTACGAAAGGATCGACGAGAGGCTCGTGGCACTCGGTGCATCGATCCGGCGCGAGGAGGATCGTTGAGCACTGCCCCGACCGGGATGCAACTGGTTCAGGCCATCGATCTCGCCCGGGGAAGAACGATTACGTTCGGGAGAATTCCACTCGTGATGGGGATCGTGAACGTGACTCCCGACTCGTTCTCGGACGGAGGAGTTCACTATCGGTCGGATGTCGCCATCGATGCGGCGATCCGGATGGCCGAAGAGGGGGCGGCAATCGTCGATGTCGGAGGCGAATCCACCAGACCGGGGGCGCTCCCCGCGAGCCTCGAGGAAGAGCTCGAGCGAGTAATGCCGGTGATCGAGGGGATTCGCCAGCGGTCGGAGATCGCGATCTCGATCGATACCATGAAAGCGGAAGTGGCGCGCAGGGCGCTCGATTCGGGCGCCGACATCGTGAACGACGTCACGGCGATGAGGCACGACGCTGAAATGGCGGGGGTCGTCGCTTCGTCGGGCGCTCCGGTGATTCTGATGCACATGCGCGGAGAGCCGCGCACCATGCAGAGCAACATTCACTACGACGACCTCATGGGAGAGATCGCGGCGGAGCTGGCCGAGCGTGTCGAGGCAGCCGGGGCTGCCGGAATCGATCGGTCCCGGATCCTGGTCGATCCGGGAATCGGATTCGGGAAGACGTTCGAGCACAACGCGGAGATCCTTCGGGATTTCTCCACTCTCGAGGCTCTGGGCCCGGTGGTGATCGGCGCTTCCCGCAAGGCTTTCATCGGTCATGTGACGGGTCGCGCAGCCGGTCCGGATCGGGTCGCCGGCTCGCTCGCGGCAGTCGCGGCGGCGGCCGCGGGCGGGGCCGCCATCGTCCGCGTTCACGACGTCGGTTCGACGATTGATTTTCTGAGGGTGTACGATGCCATCCGCGGCGGGGGTGAATGAGCGAGTTTTTTCAGAAAATCGCCTCGATCGAATTCGGGTGGCGGGACTTCATCGACATACTGGTCGTGGCGATCATTCTGTACAACATCCTCGTTCTCATCAGGGGAACCAGGGCGATGCAGATGCTCCTCGGGCTCCTCGTCCTGTTCGCGACGAACTTCGTCGCGGAGCTGATGAACTTCGCTGCGCTCGACCAGCTCTCCGGCGCACTTCTGCTCTACATTCCGTTCGCCATCATCGTTCTGTTTCAGCACGAGATCCGGAGGGCGCTGGCATCGTTCGGCCGGACGCCGCTCGTGTCGCTGCTCCAGGAAAATCGAACGCGGGGGGAGGACTATTCGCCGATCGTCCGGACCGCAGAACGACTGGCGAGCGAAAAGACCGGCGCGCTGATCGTGCTCGAACGGACGCAGAGTCTCAAGCTCTACACCGACAGCGGCAAGCGGCTCGATGCGATCGTCTCCTCGGAGTTGCTGATCAGTCTGTTTCAGCACACGACTCCGCTTCACGATGGCGCCGTGGTGATTCAGGGGAGTCGCGTCATCGCAGCGGGGGTCTTTCTGCCGCTGAGCAGCTCGACGAAAATCTCCAAGCAGTACGGTACCAGGCATCGTGCGGCTCTCGGCCTCAGCGAAGAGACGGATGCATTCATCGTGGTGGTTTCGGAGGAGAACGGCTCGATGGGAGTCGCTCTCGACGGCGTCCTTTACGAGAATCTGAGTCCCGAGACACTGGCTGAAATGACGAAGATACACGTGATCAACGACAGGTTGGGGAGGCGCTGATGATCACGGCACTGTCGAACAACCTCGTCCTGAAGCTGATCGCGTTGGGTCTTTCGCTCGGGTTGTGGCTGATCGTCACGGCGCAGCGACGCGAGCAGTTGTCGGAGCAGGCCTTCCGACTTCCTCTGATCTTCACCGGCATACCGGAGAGCCTGATCGTCACCTCGAGCACCGAGGAGCTCCCCGAGGCGGTCAATGTGCGGTTGCGAGGCCCGGAATCGAGACTCGAAGCATTCTTCGCGCGCAATCGAGCGGTCCAGCTCAATCTGAGCGACGCGCAGCCGGGGGAGGTCGACAAGCCGGTGAGAGCGAGTGACATCGAAGTGCCGCGCGGCGTCAGAATCATCTCGATCGATCCTCCCCGCGTACACCTCCACCTCGAGCGGAGACAGGAGCGGCAGGTCGCGGTCCGCCCCTTCCTCGCCGGCGATCTCCCTGCCGGCTTTCTTCTCGGCGACACCACCGTCAATCCCGACAGGGTCAGGATCTCCGGACCCGAAAGCGTCGTCGCAGACGTCACCGAAACGGCGACCGAGCGGATCATTCTCACCGGACGGAGGACCTCGTTCTCGCAACGGGTCGGCCTCGTGGTCGATCACCCGCAGGTCCAGATCGTGGAGCCCGCCAACGTCGTGGTCACGGTCGTCGTCGTCCCGGTCGAGCCGCCGCTGGATTTGCCGCCCGTCGAGCTGGAGCGGGAAGCCGCGGAATGAGTCGAAAGCTCTTCGGAACCGATGGGATCAGGGCGAAGGCCTCCGAGTACCCGCTCGACGATCCGACGATCTTCGCGCTCGGCCGGGCTCTCGTGAGGGAGCTCCGTGAATCGGAGCAATCGCTGACGGTTCTTCTCGGAAGGGATACGCGCGAATCGGGTCCGAAA
This genomic window from Acidobacteriota bacterium contains:
- the folP gene encoding dihydropteroate synthase, translated to MVQAIDLARGRTITFGRIPLVMGIVNVTPDSFSDGGVHYRSDVAIDAAIRMAEEGAAIVDVGGESTRPGALPASLEEELERVMPVIEGIRQRSEIAISIDTMKAEVARRALDSGADIVNDVTAMRHDAEMAGVVASSGAPVILMHMRGEPRTMQSNIHYDDLMGEIAAELAERVEAAGAAGIDRSRILVDPGIGFGKTFEHNAEILRDFSTLEALGPVVIGASRKAFIGHVTGRAAGPDRVAGSLAAVAAAAAGGAAIVRVHDVGSTIDFLRVYDAIRGGGE
- the cdaA gene encoding diadenylate cyclase CdaA is translated as MSEFFQKIASIEFGWRDFIDILVVAIILYNILVLIRGTRAMQMLLGLLVLFATNFVAELMNFAALDQLSGALLLYIPFAIIVLFQHEIRRALASFGRTPLVSLLQENRTRGEDYSPIVRTAERLASEKTGALIVLERTQSLKLYTDSGKRLDAIVSSELLISLFQHTTPLHDGAVVIQGSRVIAAGVFLPLSSSTKISKQYGTRHRAALGLSEETDAFIVVVSEENGSMGVALDGVLYENLSPETLAEMTKIHVINDRLGRR
- the murA gene encoding UDP-N-acetylglucosamine 1-carboxyvinyltransferase, translated to MERFVVEGGRRLSGSIRPGGNKNAALPILAACLLTEEPVTLRNLPDIRDVRIMLEIIEGLGASVERLDRNVVRIHAKGECDSVPDLQLSKKVRGSILFAGPLLARCGRAVISKPGGDAIGRRRVDTHLIALEALGAQIVVDETSYMMSCRGLTGSKMFLDEASVTATENAVSAAVLAKGETVIYNAASEPHVQDLCKFLNGMGAKIEGIATNQLIIHGVDRLSGGEFTIPSDHIEVGSYIGLAAVTRSELLIEQAVPHHMYAVRMMLEKLGVKILVEGDDIRVPRNQELRVRYDLGSAVPKIDDGTWPQFPADLLSIMLVIATQSDGTVMIFEKMFESRLFFVDSLIGMGARIILCDPHRAIVVGASTLHGSDITSPDIRAGMALLLAALCAKGTSVIHNVHQIDRGYERIDERLVALGASIRREEDR